Within the Chrysemys picta bellii isolate R12L10 chromosome 17, ASM1138683v2, whole genome shotgun sequence genome, the region TCAGGAAGGGGTGGATTTGCGGGTGCTAGAGGAGTTGGGGAAGggttgagggagggggtggatttgGGGGTGCTAGAggaattgggggaaggggttgagggAGTGGGTGGAtttgggagtgcaggaggagatggGTTTGGGAGGGAATGGGTTTGGGGGTGCTAGAGGATTTGGGGGTGCTAGAGGAATTGGAGGAAGGAggttgagggagggggtggatttgGGGTGCTAGAgaattgggggaagggggttgagggaggggtggatttgggagtgcaggaggagatggGTTTGGGAGGGAATGGATTGGGGGTGCTAGAGGAATtgggggatgggggtttgggAAGGGCTTGTGGGTGGTGTAGGAattggggaagggggttcagaGAGGGGTGGATTTGGGGTGCTAGAggagttgggggatgggagtTCAGGAAGGGGTGGATTTGGGGGTGCTAGAGGAATTAGAGGAAGGAggttgagggagggggtggatttgggggtgctagagaattgggggaagggggttgagggagggggtggatttgggagtgcaggaggagatggGTTTGGGAGGGAATGGATTTGGGGGTGCTAGAGGAATtgggggatgggggtttgggaggggcttaTGGGTGGTGTAGGAattggggaagggggttcagggagggggtggatttgGGGGTGCTAGAGGaattgggggatgggggtgggaggggtttgTGGGTGGTGTAggaattgggggaagggggttcagggagGGGTGGATTTGGGGTGCTAGAGGAGTTGGGGATGGGAGTTCAGGAAGGGGTGGATTTGGGGGTGCTAGAGGAATTGGAGGAAGGGggttgagggagggggtggattttggagtgcaggaggagatggGTTTGGGAGGGAATGGATTTGGGGGTGCTAGAGGAATtgggggatgggggtttgggaggggcttgTGGGTGGTGTAGGAATTGGGGGAAGGGGAttcagggagggggtggatttgGGGGTGCTAGAGGAATTGGGGGATGGGGGTTTGGAAGGGGCTTGTGGGTGGTGTAggaattgggggaagggggttcagggagggggtggatttgGGGGTGCTAGAGGACTtgggggatgggggtttgggaggggcttgTGGGTGGTGTAggaattgggggaagggggttcagggagggggtggatttgGGGGTGCTAGAGGAattgggggatggggttgggaggGGTTTGTGGGTGGTGTAGGAATCGGGGGATGGGATTCACTGCACCAGGAGCAGGTGGGATTTGGGGTAACACAATGGGGGGATTTGGGGGTGCCAGCCTGGTACCAATTGCAGATCGTGGAGTGGGGGGTGCCCAACTCCGGGGGTGATGGAGAAGGGGCACCAGGGATGCTGGgctggctgcccccctcccctgacgCTGCCCCCCCCTTGcaggtcccccctccccccgtcatgTGGAGGGCGCCCGTCCTGCTACTGCTGGGCCACGTTTTCGTCTCCAGCTTTGCCAGCACCCTCCGCAGGCAGCGGCCCCACGCACCACTCGGGGGGCAAGGTAAGTGGGGGGGGGCTTTAATGGGGGTCCCAGACCCTGGGAGCGGGAGCAACTCAGGATCCTACCTGAATCCCTCCCTCTCCCGACGCATTAGGAGAGTGGGTGCCCTAAATCCGGATccctagatcccactcccctcccagagctggggagagaacccaggcgtcctgagccccgttctccccccttcctccagtgTTCCTGGGTGCAGATGCCGCGCAGGGGTTCTTGGGGCGCCGGCTCCTCTACAATCACTGGGACTTCGAGCTGGTGACGCCGGGGAACCTGGAGCGCGAGTGCTGGGAGGAGGTTTGCAACTACGAGGAGGCGCGGGAAGTCTTCGAGAACAACGTTGCAACAGCTGAGTACGGGGGGGGGCACACacggagctgtggggggccacgGGGGCCCGGGAGgctgcagagggggaggggacttGGGTGCCGCAGGGGGATCGGGTgtagggggggatgggggagtggggtcCCCATGACCCAGCGGGGAGCAGCCATGTCTCAGGGAAGGATCCTAGCTGGCCCagagcccggacacctgggttcccacctcccaccacacacccccgtctccctggGGGCGGGTGAATGACGCCCACGTTACCCATGGGGCCCTGCGGCATTGAGGCCTGAGagcagagggggcggggcagggcaggtggttaACTCTTCTGACCCCGTGAGCCAGCTGGGTCCTAATCCCTGTactgctccagggggagggggattctcTCTCATTCTGTGGGGGGTGAGACAGCTCTGAGGTACCCCCAATCAGCCTGGTACCCCCACTCCAGCTCAGCATCCCATCTCTCCCAGCACCATAAACCATGCCGTTACCAGGtaacctgcccccccacccagggaagtcgccccccccccgcaggcctCCTTACTTAGGGGTCAGGTGAGCCCTACTAGCCACCCAGCCTCTGGGGCCTGTGTCGGGGAGTTCCGCAGGCCCAAGTGCGATAGGACTCGCCCAGCCTTCTTGCAAACCCAACGAGCTCGGGACCAGCTGTGAAATCCTGTGGCATAGAGTTCCACAGGCCCACCCttgctgtgggggaggagctgtGAATTTGCCCCTTTCCATTTCATGATGGGAGGGTGGGCTCAATCCCTGGTGCTGGGagcggagtggggtctagtggttggagcaggggggctgggagccaggactcctggtggggagtggggtttagtgaTTAAGGGGGCTCTAAATGGCAGGTGGAGGCAGATGtcggggagcagagcagctgtaCCCCTATATTAACCACCCATCTCGTGTTCCTCCCCCCCAGAAAGCCTTTTGGGAGACTTATCCCCACAATGGGAAAGGCGGGAGCTCAGGTGAGTGTGGGGCAccccccctagaggggaaagaccctgtaccccattccccacccccctgagccagccagtccccgctcCTGGGGGCGGGAGAGAGCCTGCTGCCTCTAGGGACACTaatcccctccccccttgcacaGACAGCCCCGGGGTGGACGTGGCCGGGCTGGTGGCCGGGCTAGTGGCCGGGCTGGTTCTGATGATCATGGTCGGCGTCATTGCCATGTACTGGGTCAAGTACCGGTCCAAGGAGCGCAGGCAGCGCAGGTAAGGGGGGGcccagcagggcctggggggaaggggaggggccagagacATGAGGGGCACTGCCCCCCTGGGGGGGATGGGTGGAAggtaggggaagaggagggggtgggagggggtggtaGGGGCACAGTGCCCCCAGGAgagaggaagtggggggaggggcacgacacattctggggaggggagggaatgggaggggTTGCATTACCCCCAGGGGAGCGGACGGGGTGGGAGGTgcccccagggaaggggaggggatgggaggggttgcagcacccccagggaaggggaggggcatgggggaggggcatggcattcccagggagggagaggggcaggagctggggggaggggcacagcacccccagggggaagggagagggtcaCAGCACTCCCGGGAGAGGGGCACAGCACCCTTAgggggaagtagggtgaccagatgtcctgatttttatagggacagtcctgatttttgggtctttttcttatataggatcctattactccccaccccctctccgctttttcacacttgccatctggtcaccctggggggaagggaggggtcgcagcagccccaggggaggggaaggggcgggagcgGCACAGGGCCCATGGGGGAGGTGCTGAGGTGACGTTCCCCCAGGTGGatttgctgggggaggggtgtgtgcccCCCATAATCCTCCTGTTTGTCTCCCCCGCAGTGTCCACGTGCCCCTGAATCCCGACGTGCCCCTGACCTGCCTCCCTGGGGACCCCAAGCCGCTGGGCCCCCCCGGGCTGCCCTCATACCAGGAGGCACTGGAAGCGTCGGGAGTCCACGACGCGCCCCCCCCGCCTTATCCCAGGTGGGGGCCACTcgggtgtctgtctgtgtgtctgcccctgtctgtctgggttagagtgcgggggctgggagccaggactcctgggttctctcccttccTAGCTCTGTGACAATCTGTAAATAATTTTTGGTGTGTTTCGTGTGGCAGCCCTTTGGGGccgggtctgtgcagcgccaggGCCCCCCAGCtttggctgggggggtggggtcagtgcagccccccatcagcccgTTCTCAGGCACAcagactcccccttcccccccagctgagatcggggccccgtcacgGACACCGACGtaggctggtgcgggcagggcccTGTGAATCTCGAGTCCGGGGCTGCGCAGGTCTGGGGGGGTGtttgcaaagggggggggggggacaccaaCTTTATGTCCCCTCTGCCTGGGTCCCAGTGTGTAACCTGATTTCCTTTttcccccagggctcccagctcttccacccagccccactgatcGGACCCACAGCCACTGGATTGCTGCTGTGGGcgggcggggggagcggggggaagaTGTGGTGAGTGTGCGTCCGTGGGATACAATGAGTGTATGGATGAATGTGAGATGCACGGTGAGTGTGCAACGCGTGAAGGGAAACGGGGTGAATGTGCAGGTGTGAGTGTGCGAGGTGACCATGCGAGGTGAGTGTACATGCATGCGGCACAGGGTGTGTGCAAAGGGGGTGCAAGGCAGAGGGCACATGGGACTGGGGTGAGTGTGCAAGACTGGGGGAGCATGTGTGATGGGGCCGTGTATGTAAGGCACGTGGGTGTATGTGCCTGGGGTGTGCGTGCGTGAGTGAGACATGAGGGTGCATGTAAGTGTGATGTGGGGCGAGTGTGTGAGGCCAGGGGCATATGTGATGGGGAGTGGGTGTGCAACATATAAGGGATATGTGTGATGGGGAGTGGGTGTCCGAGATACACGGGGTGTGTGAAGTGGAGTGAGTGCAATGATGGGGAACGTGACGGCGAGCAGGTGTGCGAAACATTGGGGTATGTGTGGTGTGGGATGAGTGTGCAAGGCTAGGGTCATGTGCAACAGGGATGGGTGAGTGTGCCAGACATGGGCATGTGTGCCGGAGATGAGTGAGAGATGGTGGGCGAGCACATCCAAGCGTGCGAGACACAGGTCTGTGTGTGGAGGAGTGAGGGGGCACAAGCATGCTGGGTGGTGTGCACGCACAATGGGGTGAGTGGGGTGGTGTGCACGCACAATGGGGTGAGTGTGAGGATGAAGCGAGTGTGTGACACACTGAGCGCATGTGCAAGGCACAAGTGTGTGCATGTGCCGTGAGTGGCGTCTGACAGAgtgctgggcactgggggtgCACCTggccccccaaccctctgtccacCCCATTTGGCAGCACAGAGGAGCCGGCTGGGGATGGTGCTGACCCACCCGGTCCCCATCCCGCTGTAGCCGGCTGCACCGGGGCTGGGACCCGCCTCCCGCACCGGGATTGTTGTCAGCGTAATAAAGCGCCAGCCGTTTGCTAGAACCCGCCGTGTCCTGCGTCTGGGGTGAGGGCGCGTCTCACGGGGCCCCTCTCGCCGGCTGAGTGTTCCTGGGTGTGCAAACCCGCGTGATTGTACCTGTGCGAAGAGCTGCTCCTACCACACCTGGCACGGGCCGCCAGGGCCGAGCCACGCCGGGGGACACGGGGACGCTGGTGCACGCTCTGCCGGGGGTGAGCCACGCCTGGGGACACGAGGACGCTGGTGCATGCTCTGCCCCAGGTGAGCCACGCCGGGGGACACGGGGACGCTGGTGCACGTGCCGGCCCAGGACAGCCACGCCGGGGGACATGGGGATGCTGGTGCACGCACCGCCCTGGGCGAGCCACGCCGGGGGACACGGGGACGCTGGTGCACGCGCCGGCCAGGGCCGAGCCACGCCTGGGGACACGAGGACGCTGGTGCACGTGCTGCCCCGGGTGAGCCACGCCTGGGGACAAGGGGACGCTGGTGCATGCGCCGGCCAGGGCCGAGCCACGCCTGGGGACACAAGGACACTGGTGCACATTCTACCGGGGGTGAGCCACACCTGGGGACACGGGGACGCTGGTGCACATTCTACCGGGGGTGAGCCACACCTGGGGACACGGGGACGTTGGTGCACGTGCCGGCCAGGGCCGAGCCGTGCCTGGGGACACGGGGACGCTGGTGCACGTTCTGCCGGGGGTGAGCCACACCTGGGGACACGGGGACGCTGGTGCACACTCTGCTGGGGGTGAGCCACGCCTGGGGACACGGGGACGCTGGTGCATGCACCGGCCAGGGCCGAGCCACGCCTGGGGACACGAGGACGCTGGTGCATGCTCTGCCCCAGGTGAGCCACGCCTGGGGACACGAGGACGCTGGTGCAAGTGCCGCCAGGGCTGAGCCACGCCTGGGGACACGGGGACGCTGGTGCACGCTCTACCGGGGGTGAGCCACGCCTGGGGACACGGGGACGCTGGTGCATCTGTGCAAACTGCTTCATGATCCAGGGCTTGGACCCGTGCGGCTGGGGCGTGAATGGTGCTGGTGCACGCCCAGCTATCCCGTGCACGTGGAAACCCAGCATGCATCATGGGCCCCCTCGTGCTGCGGCTTGCAGGGTGGCCTGATGCCTGGGTGAGGGGCACTGAGGCCCTGGTGGCCCCGGTCGGGGAGGGAACATTGCAGGACATGGATTGGCCTCTTGCTCTGCCTATCATTTCTCTGCAGCAGCGGGTTCCGCCCCTCCATGGGAGCGGATTGGTGGGAAGGAGACAGACAGGCAGTTCAGCCCAGCCAATGAAGCCTCGAGTAGGAGCATGGCGGGAAGGGCTCTAatctatttcccccctccctggaactacagctcccagcatgcagtgcttccACTTCATTCCAAGCACccggcttccttccttcctcccggTGCGTGATGGGACTCGTAgtccctcctttctccccctcccccagaggctGCCATAGCCCCTGTGTTGTTTTTGGCCAAGGCAGACCATGGGGCCTGGCCTACAGTAGGGGCCAGCTTGGGACCCTGTTATAAGagtagggggaggggcaggaccaGCCCCTAGATGCCTGGGTCCTGCCCCATATTTTCTGGGCCCCACCCTCAGGACTCAAATGCAACCCCCACCCTGGCCAGCCCCAAACCTTGGGCAAGTAGGTTCCAAGGAgttgtgctcccccccccccgtctctgccAGTGGTGGGCGCCCCTTAGCCAGAGGGCCTGTGGGGAGGGCGTGGGGTGGCAgagtcaggggtgtgtgtgggggagttccCCCCAGCAGCCTTCCCCCAGCGCTCCATGCTGTGTGTCTGAGATCGCAcaccggtgtgtgtgtgttgggcagGGTTCACACTGCACACGCCTGTGATGGGGGGTCGTGCAAGACACAGACACGAGTGAGGGGTTTTGCAAGTTGCACagacattttttgggggggggggtgttgcatggtgcacctgtgtgtgtgtgtgtgatattggGGAGGGGTATAGTCCTGATCCTCATCCCCCTCTAACCctgtcccactccctccctcctctctcagccccattccttccttccccatccctccctcctcctctctctgccccactccctcttccccctccctcctctctgccccactccctccctccttctctctgccccactccctccatcccctccctcctctctcagccccattccttcccctcctctctctgccccactccctcctTCCTTGACCCTTATCTCCTCCTCTATCcctaccccatcccctccctcctcctgtctctgccccactccctccttccctacccctccctcctctctctgccccatcccttccttccccatcctgcctcctcctctctctgccccactcCTCCTTCCTTGACCCTTCTCTCCTCCTCTATCCCTACCCCattccctccatcccctccctccccgtctctgccccac harbors:
- the PRRG2 gene encoding transmembrane gamma-carboxyglutamic acid protein 2 yields the protein MWRAPVLLLLGHVFVSSFASTLRRQRPHAPLGGQVFLGADAAQGFLGRRLLYNHWDFELVTPGNLERECWEEVCNYEEAREVFENNVATKAFWETYPHNGKGGSSDSPGVDVAGLVAGLVAGLVLMIMVGVIAMYWVKYRSKERRQRSVHVPLNPDVPLTCLPGDPKPLGPPGLPSYQEALEASGVHDAPPPPYPRAPSSSTQPH